In Mycobacterium sp. JS623, one genomic interval encodes:
- a CDS encoding nucleoside/nucleotide kinase family protein, with translation MAIAEQLTRDAIALASDSSRAILGIAGSPGAGKSTLVDELLGRIRAIKGDDWVAHIPMDGFHLADAQLDRIGALARKGAPDTFDAAGYAHLLERVRREVDEPVYVPGFDRVLEQPLAAALVVLPSARLVVTEGNYLLLDDPQWVQARRAMDAVWFVASEETMRVERLVARHIQYGKSPHEARAWVATTDQRNSELVERTASKADRVIVTG, from the coding sequence ATGGCGATAGCGGAGCAGCTGACTCGCGACGCGATCGCGCTGGCGTCTGATTCGTCGCGCGCCATCCTGGGCATTGCGGGCAGCCCGGGCGCCGGGAAGTCGACGCTTGTCGACGAGCTACTTGGCCGCATCCGCGCGATCAAGGGCGACGACTGGGTCGCGCACATCCCGATGGACGGTTTCCACCTGGCCGATGCCCAGCTCGACCGCATCGGCGCACTGGCCCGCAAGGGGGCCCCGGACACCTTCGACGCGGCCGGTTACGCGCATCTGCTCGAGCGGGTGCGCCGCGAGGTCGACGAGCCGGTGTATGTGCCCGGCTTCGACCGCGTGCTGGAACAGCCGCTGGCCGCCGCGCTGGTCGTGTTGCCGTCGGCGCGGCTCGTCGTCACCGAGGGCAACTATCTGCTGCTTGACGATCCGCAGTGGGTGCAGGCGCGTCGCGCCATGGACGCCGTCTGGTTCGTCGCGAGCGAGGAGACCATGCGAGTGGAGCGTCTTGTGGCGCGTCATATCCAGTACGGCAAGTCTCCGCATGAGGCCCGCGCCTGGGTAGCCACCACTGACCAACGCAACTCCGAACTGGTGGAGCGCACGGCGTCGAAGGCTGACCGCGTCATCGTCACCGGGTAG
- a CDS encoding ABC transporter ATP-binding protein codes for MCRVRHDGRVADAEADAADPDLLIDFAKVSMRRGGQTLVGPVTWAVELDERWVVIGPNGAGKTSLLRIAAALEHPSSGTAFVLGERLGRVDMSELRSRVGLSSSALSQRVPDGELVRDLVVSAGYAVLGRWRESYDDVDYNQAIDMLESVGAEHLADRTYGTLSEGERKRVLIARSMMTDPELLLLDEPAAGLDLGGREELLARLEDLAGDPDSPALVLVTHHVEEIPRGFSHCLILSEGKVVDSGLLSDTLTSENLSKAFGQSIALEVVDGRYFARRTRSRAAHRRRE; via the coding sequence ATGTGTCGAGTACGGCACGATGGTCGGGTGGCCGACGCCGAAGCAGATGCAGCCGACCCCGACCTGCTGATCGACTTCGCCAAAGTCTCTATGCGACGCGGTGGACAGACCCTGGTCGGGCCCGTCACCTGGGCGGTCGAGCTCGACGAACGCTGGGTGGTCATCGGGCCGAACGGTGCAGGCAAGACGTCACTGCTGAGGATCGCGGCCGCGCTGGAGCACCCGTCGTCGGGCACGGCGTTCGTGCTGGGCGAGCGGCTCGGCCGTGTCGACATGTCCGAACTGCGTTCGCGGGTCGGGCTCTCGAGTTCCGCGCTGTCGCAGCGCGTCCCCGACGGTGAACTGGTGCGCGACCTAGTCGTCTCCGCCGGCTACGCGGTGCTGGGCCGGTGGCGGGAGTCGTACGACGACGTCGACTACAACCAGGCGATCGACATGCTCGAGAGCGTGGGCGCCGAACACCTCGCCGACCGCACCTACGGGACCCTGTCCGAAGGCGAGCGCAAGCGGGTGCTGATCGCCCGGTCGATGATGACCGACCCCGAACTGCTGCTGCTCGACGAACCCGCCGCAGGGCTCGACCTCGGCGGGCGCGAGGAGCTGTTGGCGCGGCTCGAGGATCTGGCCGGCGATCCCGACTCTCCGGCACTAGTCCTCGTCACCCACCACGTCGAGGAGATCCCGCGCGGGTTCTCGCACTGCCTGATCCTGTCGGAGGGCAAGGTCGTCGATTCCGGCCTGCTGTCGGACACGTTGACGTCTGAGAACCTGTCGAAGGCGTTCGGGCAGTCCATCGCCCTCGAGGTGGTGGACGGACGCTACTTCGCTCGTCGCACGCGCAGCAGGGCGGCGCATAGGAGACGAGAATGA
- a CDS encoding NUDIX hydrolase: protein MTVPEGRSEATGAQTPDPLVPRPAATVMLVRDKGPGLAREIEVFLMRRHSAMEFVAGVMVFPGGGVDDRDRNADIAWFGPDPGWWAERFGVAPDLAEALVCAAARETFEESGVLFAGPADDPDGIVSDASIYRAERAALEDRSLSFGEFLQREKLVLRADLLRPWANWVTPKEERTRRYDTYFFVGALPEGQRADGDNTETDRAFWTTPQAALDEFAEGKTFLLPPTWTQLDSLNGRTVAEVLAVQRQIVPVEPHLAANKDTGNWEIEFFNSDRYNAARNRRAPQGYVDKS from the coding sequence ATGACGGTGCCGGAGGGTAGGAGCGAAGCGACTGGGGCCCAAACCCCAGATCCATTAGTGCCGCGGCCGGCGGCCACGGTGATGCTGGTGCGCGATAAGGGCCCGGGCCTCGCCCGGGAAATTGAAGTATTCCTGATGCGGCGGCACTCCGCGATGGAGTTCGTCGCGGGCGTGATGGTGTTCCCCGGCGGCGGAGTAGACGACCGCGATCGCAATGCCGACATCGCGTGGTTCGGCCCGGACCCCGGCTGGTGGGCCGAGAGGTTCGGTGTCGCACCGGATCTCGCTGAGGCGTTGGTGTGCGCGGCCGCGCGCGAGACGTTCGAGGAGTCCGGCGTGCTGTTCGCCGGGCCCGCCGACGATCCGGACGGCATCGTCAGCGACGCGTCGATCTACCGTGCCGAGCGCGCCGCGCTCGAAGATAGGTCGCTGTCGTTCGGGGAGTTCCTGCAACGGGAGAAGCTGGTGCTGCGCGCGGATCTGCTTCGGCCATGGGCGAATTGGGTGACACCGAAGGAAGAGCGCACCCGCCGCTACGACACGTACTTCTTTGTCGGGGCATTGCCCGAGGGGCAACGCGCCGACGGCGACAACACCGAAACCGACCGCGCGTTCTGGACTACGCCGCAGGCCGCGCTCGACGAATTCGCTGAAGGCAAGACGTTTCTGCTGCCGCCCACCTGGACACAGCTGGACTCGCTCAACGGCCGCACGGTCGCCGAAGTGCTTGCGGTGCAACGTCAGATCGTGCCCGTCGAACCGCATCTCGCCGCCAACAAGGACACCGGCAACTGGGAGATCGAGTTCTTCAACAGCGACCGCTACAACGCCGCGCGCAACCGTCGCGCACCGCAGGGCTACGTCGACAAGTCATGA
- a CDS encoding enoyl-CoA hydratase: MNEFVSIHTSDDQPGIATLLLSRPPSNGLTRQLYREIISAAGDLGGRDDICAVIVFGGHEIFSAGDDMHELSTLSGSEAEAAARVCRDAVDALAAVPKPTVAAITGYALGGGLNLALAADWRVAGDNVKFGATEILAGRVPQGGTARLARAAGESKAKDLVFTGRFVDAKEALALGLIDEMVAPDGVFDAAVAWAKRFLDHSPRALAAAKASFGV, from the coding sequence ATGAACGAGTTCGTCTCCATCCACACCAGCGATGACCAGCCCGGCATCGCGACGCTGCTGCTGTCCCGACCGCCCAGCAATGGGCTGACCCGCCAGCTGTACCGCGAAATCATCTCTGCGGCAGGCGACCTCGGTGGCCGCGACGATATCTGCGCCGTCATCGTGTTCGGCGGCCACGAGATCTTCTCCGCCGGCGACGACATGCACGAGCTGAGCACGTTGAGTGGTTCCGAAGCCGAGGCTGCCGCGCGGGTGTGCCGCGATGCCGTCGACGCATTGGCAGCCGTCCCGAAGCCGACCGTCGCCGCCATCACGGGCTACGCGCTCGGCGGTGGGCTGAACCTGGCGCTGGCGGCTGACTGGCGGGTGGCAGGAGACAACGTGAAGTTCGGCGCGACGGAGATCCTGGCGGGCCGGGTGCCACAGGGCGGCACCGCCCGGCTCGCCCGCGCGGCCGGCGAGAGCAAGGCCAAAGACCTCGTGTTCACCGGGCGGTTCGTCGACGCCAAGGAGGCGCTGGCCCTCGGTCTGATCGACGAGATGGTTGCGCCCGACGGCGTCTTCGACGCCGCGGTGGCCTGGGCAAAGCGCTTCCTTGACCATTCCCCGCGGGCACTGGCTGCCGCCAAGGCATCCTTCGGCGTTTAG
- a CDS encoding class I SAM-dependent methyltransferase, producing MTSKESGTLSDVAGQPAPNPHATAEQVEAARHDSKLAQVLYHDWEAESYDDKWSISYDKRCVDYARDLFDATVPADELRQLPYDRALELGCGSGFFLLNLIQAGVARRGSVTDLSPGMVKVATRNGENLGLEIDGRVADAEGIPYEDDTFDLVVGHAVLHHIPDVELSLQEVVRVLKPGGRFVFAGEPTNAGENYARPLSTLTWRAVTNVTKLPGLGGWRRPQAELDESSRAAALEAIVDLHTFNPHDLERMARNAGAVEVSTATTEFTAAMLGWPLRTLEAAVPPGRLGWGYAKFAFHSWITLSWVDHNLWRRVVPKSWYYNVMVTGVKPSGD from the coding sequence ATGACTTCGAAGGAATCCGGCACTCTCTCCGATGTCGCCGGCCAGCCGGCTCCGAATCCGCACGCCACCGCGGAGCAGGTCGAGGCCGCCCGCCACGACTCGAAGCTGGCCCAGGTCCTGTACCACGACTGGGAGGCCGAGAGCTACGACGACAAGTGGTCGATCAGCTACGACAAGCGCTGCGTGGACTACGCCCGCGATCTGTTCGACGCCACCGTGCCCGCCGACGAGCTGCGCCAGCTGCCGTACGACCGGGCGCTGGAGCTGGGCTGCGGTAGCGGATTCTTCCTGCTGAACCTGATTCAGGCCGGTGTCGCGCGGCGCGGGTCGGTGACGGATCTGTCGCCGGGCATGGTCAAAGTGGCCACCCGCAACGGCGAGAACCTCGGGCTGGAAATCGACGGTCGCGTCGCCGACGCCGAGGGCATCCCGTATGAGGACGACACCTTCGACCTCGTGGTCGGCCACGCCGTGCTGCACCACATCCCCGATGTCGAGCTGTCGCTGCAGGAGGTCGTTCGCGTGCTGAAGCCGGGTGGCCGTTTCGTGTTCGCAGGCGAGCCGACCAACGCGGGGGAGAACTACGCCCGTCCGCTGTCGACTCTGACCTGGCGAGCGGTGACGAACGTGACCAAGCTGCCGGGGCTGGGTGGATGGCGCCGCCCGCAGGCCGAGCTCGACGAGTCGTCGCGTGCGGCAGCGTTGGAGGCGATCGTCGACCTGCACACTTTCAATCCCCACGATCTGGAGCGGATGGCCCGCAATGCCGGCGCGGTTGAGGTGTCGACAGCCACAACGGAATTCACTGCCGCGATGCTGGGCTGGCCGCTGCGCACGCTCGAAGCAGCTGTGCCGCCCGGCCGGTTGGGTTGGGGCTACGCCAAATTCGCCTTCCACAGCTGGATCACGCTGAGCTGGGTCGACCACAACCTGTGGCGCCGTGTGGTGCCGAAGAGCTGGTACTACAACGTCATGGTTACCGGGGTCAAGCCGTCAGGAGATTGA
- a CDS encoding class I SAM-dependent methyltransferase has protein sequence MEAVAYLRSDAGIRDLGEVNGFRLTDSTLVSDIASARDRFGDRAPVLVETTLLRRRAAAKFADASRWLFTDEALQQATAEPVAVHRARRLVGLTVHDATCSIGTELAALQHSAAYVVGSDIDPVRVAMAAHNVPGVDVCRADALRPVTRDAVALIDPARRSGGRRRFNPADYTPALDALLDVYRGRNLVVKCAPGIDFSELSRLGFRGEIEVTSLAGSVREACLWSVGLSEVTRRATMLDNDEVVTDADPADCPVAPAGRWIVDPDGAVVRAGLVRHYAARHGLWQLDPEIAYLSGDRLPDNVRGFEVLDELRFSERRLRQALSARDIGAVEILVRGVDVDPDALRTRLRLRGTQSVSVVITRIGSGAASRATAFICRPSR, from the coding sequence ATTGAAGCCGTCGCCTACCTGCGCTCCGACGCGGGTATCCGGGACCTGGGCGAGGTCAACGGGTTTCGGCTGACCGATTCGACGCTAGTTTCCGATATCGCCTCAGCGCGTGACCGTTTCGGGGACCGCGCCCCCGTCCTGGTGGAAACCACGCTGTTGCGACGAAGGGCGGCAGCCAAATTCGCCGACGCATCACGGTGGCTGTTCACCGATGAGGCGCTGCAGCAGGCCACCGCGGAACCGGTAGCGGTGCATAGGGCGCGGCGGTTGGTCGGCCTGACCGTGCACGACGCGACCTGTTCAATCGGCACCGAGCTTGCGGCGCTACAGCATTCGGCTGCCTACGTCGTCGGCAGCGATATCGATCCCGTTCGGGTGGCGATGGCTGCGCACAATGTTCCCGGCGTCGACGTGTGTCGCGCCGATGCGCTGCGGCCAGTCACTCGTGACGCAGTCGCCCTCATCGATCCTGCCCGCCGCAGTGGGGGGCGGCGTCGCTTCAACCCGGCTGACTACACGCCTGCCCTCGACGCGCTACTCGACGTGTACCGCGGTCGCAACCTGGTCGTAAAGTGTGCTCCCGGAATCGATTTCAGCGAGCTGTCGCGGTTGGGGTTTCGCGGGGAGATCGAGGTCACCTCACTTGCGGGCAGCGTGCGCGAGGCCTGCCTGTGGTCGGTCGGCCTCAGCGAGGTGACCCGTCGGGCGACGATGCTCGACAACGACGAAGTCGTCACCGACGCTGACCCCGCCGACTGCCCGGTAGCACCCGCGGGCCGGTGGATCGTCGATCCCGACGGCGCGGTGGTGCGCGCAGGTCTGGTGCGGCACTACGCCGCCCGGCACGGGCTGTGGCAACTCGACCCCGAGATCGCCTACCTGTCCGGCGATCGGCTGCCCGACAATGTGCGCGGGTTCGAGGTGCTCGACGAGCTCCGCTTCAGCGAACGGCGACTGCGCCAGGCGCTTTCGGCGCGTGACATCGGAGCCGTCGAGATCCTGGTGCGCGGAGTCGACGTCGACCCCGACGCGTTGCGGACACGGCTGCGGCTACGCGGAACACAATCGGTGTCGGTCGTCATTACCCGCATCGGATCCGGGGCGGCAAGCCGGGCAACGGCATTCATTTGTCGTCCGTCGCGATGA
- a CDS encoding esterase: MRILRVAAILVAGLLACSVPAAAQSACADLSGTVGPDGVCTVHASNSTYTFDITFPNDYPDQQALTAYLTQTRDGFVNVSEMPGSYNLPYELDAKGAGYRSGPPTGGTQSVVLTMWQNVGGSHPQTWYKSFNWDVGKKAPITFDTLFKPGSKPLDVIFPAVEQYLQKQQGLIDGISPAIGLDAAKYQNFALTDDSVLFFFGQGELFAESAGPVEAKVPRATVAALLA; encoded by the coding sequence ATGCGCATTCTCAGGGTGGCTGCGATTCTCGTCGCCGGTCTGCTGGCCTGCTCAGTGCCGGCTGCGGCGCAGTCCGCGTGCGCCGATCTGAGCGGCACCGTCGGCCCCGACGGAGTCTGCACGGTGCACGCTTCGAACTCCACGTACACGTTCGACATCACGTTTCCCAACGACTATCCCGACCAGCAGGCGCTGACGGCCTATCTGACGCAGACCCGCGACGGTTTCGTCAACGTCTCGGAGATGCCGGGGTCCTACAACCTGCCCTACGAACTCGATGCGAAGGGAGCCGGATACCGTTCCGGGCCGCCGACCGGCGGCACGCAGAGCGTGGTGCTGACCATGTGGCAGAACGTGGGCGGTTCGCACCCGCAAACCTGGTACAAGTCGTTCAATTGGGACGTCGGCAAGAAGGCACCGATCACCTTCGACACGTTGTTCAAGCCCGGTAGCAAGCCGCTCGACGTGATTTTTCCTGCCGTCGAGCAGTACCTGCAAAAGCAGCAAGGGTTGATCGACGGCATTTCGCCTGCCATCGGTCTCGACGCGGCCAAGTATCAGAACTTCGCGTTGACGGATGACTCGGTGCTGTTCTTCTTCGGTCAGGGCGAGCTGTTCGCGGAGTCCGCGGGTCCCGTCGAGGCGAAGGTGCCGCGCGCGACGGTCGCGGCGCTGTTGGCGTAG
- a CDS encoding outer membrane protein assembly factor BamB family protein → MFRRLIVLTSTALITGVLAGCGTTDSWVEAHAADGWPAQYGNAANSSYAAVGGAGALRLEWRRSVKGDLAAQAALGSGSYMAINAQSAGGCSLMVWETDNKARQRWCTRLWQVPGTGSPLSSPLFDGFDNLYVGQPGAMLSFPPTQWIRWRQPVIGMPTTPRILAPGQLLVVTHLGQVLVFEAHNGRVLGTLDLVNGVNPTDSNRGLADCQPARRGCPVAAAPAFSSANGIVVVNLWEPDASAPVLVGLRYRAGDPPSITREWTTDAVGQGPISSPVLSADGSTVYVNGRDQHLWALNTADGKPKWSVPLDYLAQTPPSVTPDGLIVAGGGPGAKLTAVRDKGDHADVLWTRDDVAPLSTTSRAGDGVGYTVAKDGDTGQALLVFDPRDGHTLNNYPLPQATGWPVGVSVGHDRRVVTATSDGQVYGFAPE, encoded by the coding sequence GTGTTCCGGCGATTGATCGTGCTGACGTCAACGGCGCTGATCACGGGTGTGTTGGCCGGTTGCGGAACCACCGATTCCTGGGTCGAGGCGCACGCCGCCGACGGCTGGCCCGCGCAGTACGGCAACGCGGCGAACAGCAGCTACGCGGCGGTCGGCGGCGCGGGCGCTCTGCGACTCGAGTGGCGACGCTCCGTCAAGGGTGACTTGGCCGCGCAGGCGGCGCTCGGATCGGGCAGCTACATGGCGATCAATGCGCAGTCGGCGGGCGGATGCTCGCTGATGGTCTGGGAGACCGACAACAAGGCCCGCCAGCGCTGGTGCACTCGGCTCTGGCAGGTGCCGGGAACCGGAAGCCCGCTGTCCAGTCCTCTGTTTGATGGGTTCGACAACCTCTACGTCGGCCAGCCCGGCGCCATGCTGTCATTCCCGCCGACGCAATGGATTCGGTGGCGGCAGCCGGTGATCGGAATGCCCACCACGCCAAGGATTCTCGCGCCGGGGCAGCTGCTGGTGGTGACACACCTCGGCCAGGTGCTGGTGTTCGAGGCACACAACGGTCGCGTCCTCGGCACGCTGGACCTGGTCAACGGTGTCAATCCAACCGACTCCAATCGAGGACTGGCCGACTGCCAACCGGCGAGGCGCGGCTGCCCGGTGGCCGCGGCGCCTGCGTTCTCGTCCGCCAACGGAATCGTCGTCGTCAACCTGTGGGAACCCGACGCGTCCGCACCGGTGCTCGTCGGACTTCGCTACCGCGCAGGCGATCCGCCGTCGATCACCCGCGAGTGGACAACCGATGCGGTGGGTCAGGGCCCGATCTCTAGTCCCGTGCTCTCCGCCGACGGGTCGACCGTCTACGTCAATGGCCGCGACCAACATTTGTGGGCACTGAACACGGCCGACGGCAAGCCGAAATGGTCGGTGCCGCTGGACTATCTGGCGCAGACGCCGCCGTCGGTGACGCCAGACGGGTTGATCGTGGCTGGCGGCGGCCCCGGCGCCAAGCTGACCGCTGTCCGCGACAAAGGCGATCACGCCGACGTGCTGTGGACCCGCGACGACGTCGCCCCGCTGTCCACGACAAGTCGCGCAGGCGACGGCGTCGGCTACACCGTCGCCAAGGACGGCGACACCGGCCAGGCGCTACTGGTGTTCGATCCGCGCGACGGCCACACCCTGAACAACTACCCGCTGCCGCAGGCGACGGGCTGGCCGGTCGGCGTTTCAGTCGGCCATGACCGCCGCGTGGTCACCGCCACCAGCGACGGCCAGGTCTACGGCTTCGCGCCCGAATAG